In Vicia villosa cultivar HV-30 ecotype Madison, WI linkage group LG7, Vvil1.0, whole genome shotgun sequence, the DNA window GGCAATAAACGGAGCCTGTTTATCATCTTAATTCTTATGGATGCTTCAGCATCTGTTTATTTGTTCTTTCCGATAAATAAACTGGTACTCCGTGTAACCGTATTTTAATTTCACAAGTTTGTGTTTCTTCTCACCTCTCGTAAGTGTAATATATGGTTGCAAGCTGGTATGCCTTTCATAGAATTGTTTTTCATAATATCTGATTTCTCTCCTCTCTGTATTCAAACAAGGTTGCCATTTTGCTTCTCACTGAAATCACTCCAAAAAGCATTGCGGTTCACAATGCCACAGAGGTGGCTCGGTTTGTGGTAAGTTCTAAATTTATTGTGGAAATAGAAATGTGCTGATTaagtatttttgtttattttgcacATCATGACATTTCTACTTCAACATCGTGTAGTGACAAATATTAATTCTAATGCTCTAGGTCAGGCCAGTGGCATGGCTTTCTCTGGTACTGTATCCCGTTGGAAGGATTGTTACCTTTCTTTCAATGGGGATGCTTAAATTGCTTGGCTTAAAAGGAAGTAGGTATGCTTAAAAGATAGCCACTGATTGATCTTCACTTCTTGTAAATTAGTTTattgtttttactaatttatgCGTGTTTTGAAATCTGATTCTTATTTGTGATGTAAATCTTAGTCCCTTCATCATAGGGATGACGTTCTAAGGTTGTTTTTTGTTTATAAGTGTGATAGAGATTGATTAAATGGAGAAATGAAGTCACTTTGTTGATCACTAGGGTTTTGTTAGTGGTAGCTGCAAGATAGTTGTTGGTAATGGTTTTTGGGTTTGTAATTTGACCAAATCACGTGATACAAGAATGGAGAAAGCATTGTTTGCCACCTTCGTGTGTTAAGCTCATAGGATAAAGAATGGAGACACAACCTTTTACTATTATAGAAAGTGTTTTTATATTTGTAAGATGTTTTGCTGAGTGTTATATTGAGGCAAACATTGGAAGCACATGAATCATAACTGTGATAGGAAAAAAGACAACTCTCAAACTAAACTGGAATCTTAACTGCAGTATCTACATCTACAATATTGTATTGGACTGAAAGTTGAGCAATAGATACTGTATATAAAGAGTAAGATCAGTACAGAGATAAGAATATTGATGAACATTGTTGTCAAATAGCGACTACAGATTAGTGGCGCTCTAGTGCAGCAAAATTTTAACAAATTGGTATTGTTCTGTGACACACTATTTAGTACAAAGTGTTGTCAAAATATAGCGGTGCTATAGCTCTGTAGGGTAGTGAAATTTAAACAAACCGCAATTTCCTGCGATCCACAATTGGCAACTCCGTGGATAAGTGATTACAAAAGACTCGATAGTATTAGAAATGAAATCGCTAGAGAGACAATTGGGGTAAATTTTAATATGGAAAAGGTAGCAGTTTCTTGTCTTATGTGGTTTGACTATATGGAAAGAAGAGTTGTAAAAACAGTGATAAAGAGGGTGGACCAGTAGGATAGTCTGATGGTAAGCGGTAGAGCTAAACTAAAGAAGgcttttgttgttgtatttttgaaTATGTTGATAATACTCGTCTCGTCTGATAAGTTGCATCCATTTGTTGAAGCAATGATCTTGGGTTGTTCTCATTCATTTCTTTTTATTGCATTTAACACTAAAGCCAATATATTTTATTTCAGTGAGCCATATGTAACTGAAGAAGAGCTAAAACTGATGCTGAGGGGTGCAGAATTAAGTGGGGCAATAGAAGAGGAAGAACAGGTAATATATATCGGGTTTAATTCTAGTAATATCATTGcatatttgttttcaaaattttcagCCCTTTCTCTCCtttgtagaaataaaatttactaATACTTCTTTTTAAAAGAATTGTCTCTACaatactttatttttctttttataagtGGGACCTGAAATTTCATGtaaaaaacacaaataaaattttgtttgtatggaaaagtgttttttttttttttttgtaataacaATTTAGTGTTATTCTTTACTACACTTACAAAAGCCCTTTATTGTTTCAGAGTGTTTAATCTATTTTCATATGTTTCATTACTGACAAGTGTCCTGAATATATATTATAGGATATGATTGAAAATGTGTTGGAGATAAAAGACACACATGTCAGAGAGGTTATGACAcctcttgttgatgttgttgccATCGATGCTAGTTCAAGCCTTGTAGATTTTCATCACTTGTGGGTCACACATCAATACTCAAGGTATTTTCGTTTCCTAGTTCGAATTCAAAGTGATAATTTTTCCCAGTGCTAACTGTTTCTTGACATGTTTCCTAGGGTACCTGTTTTTGAGCAACGTGTTGATAATATTATGGGTATAGCGTATGCAATGGATCTACTTGATTATGTTCAAAAGGTTGGAAGATTGTTACTACTATTATTGATTACAAGTTATAAGTGCTTTACCTGTTAATCCAATCTAACAGTTTGCAGAATTATAATCGGTTTGATTTTGAAGGGCGAGACTCTAGAAAGTATTACAGTTGGTGATATGGCTCACAAGCCTGCATATTTTGTCCCTGGTAACTTAACTTTATCTTAACACATCGAAATTGACTTGTTAAAATGGTTGAATTGTTTTGAGCTAGGAACACATTTGTATCTGTTTAAACTTGATGCAGAATACTGaatgaataaattattattaatgctTTGCAGATTCAATGTCTGTTTGGAATCTTCTTAGAGAATTTCGAATCAGGAAGGTTCACATGGCTGTCGTTCTTAACGAGTATGGTGGAACTGTTGGGGTATGTGCTTACCATACGCGAATACAACCATCTCAGATCAGTTTGTTTGATAAACATGCATCTTTCCGTTTTTGATTCGCGTTACTATGTGATTACcggtaataatttgaaataaataaataaattaaatgtaatcacaagtgtcggttTCAACATCGACACTGACACactttttttcagaggtgtcggtgctacagaTGTAATGAGTTTCCCCCATCATTTTTCCAATGATACTATGGCGCATTGTTCCACATGCTTGCTGCATTTactaaatcttttttttaattgcTAAATTGAGAAATGTTTACTTCTTTCCGATCTGCCAATATAAAGTCTTAACAATTTTGACGAGATGATGGTTTTTGAATCAACAAGTCTTTATGGCTTACGTATCTTGCCATTTAACAGCTTGTAACTCTTGAAGACGTCGTTGAAGAAATTGTCGGTGAAATCTTTGATGAAAATGACTCAAAGGTAAACCTTCATTATATAAATACTTCTGCATAATCTTTACATTTTCTAATTACTTAAACAAGACCAtgtatttgttaaaaaaataacaaaaacaagacAATGTATTACATCTGTTTAACCCCAAGAAGTTGGATATCCTCTTACAGTTACTTCTTTTCCTCAACAATATTTCTGTATATTTGTATTCTattgataaaaaatcaacaaatttaaatgaaatattttttatgtatatttgcaTTTGATTTTTGGCGACTACATCTATTTGCTGTTTTTAAGTTCCAAAATTTCTTTAAAGAACCTTTTTACATTCTTTTGCTGCAATTCTACAGGAAGAAATACAGAAAAAAACTGGTTACATAGTTATGCGAGCTGAGGGTGTGTTTGACGTCGATGCTAACACATCCATCGATCAACTCTCTGAAGATTTGACCATCAAGATGCCTGAGGTTCACCTCATTTCTTTTTACGCACTCATTTTATATATTGGATTTCTTGAAATTACTACTATTACTACTCATATTGCAAAATCTCTTTAAGATTTGTGGGCATCGTAATACGATATTTCTATTTTTTCAGGGTCACCAATATGAGACAGTATCTGGCTTTGTATGTGAAGCCTTTGGATATATTCCAAGGACTGGAGAGAGCATCAAGATCGTTCTTGACAGGGACGATGAAGATGACGATGATGATTCCAATGGTGACCACCAGGAACCGAAAGAGAAAAAACATATTTTCAAACTCGAGGTAATCACTTTGTTGCTATCAAATATTGTCCCTTATGGTAGTTTATTATTTATAAGAATTCAGCACCTCTCTTTCTCTTTGATGCAGATACTAGCAGGAAATGCGAGAAAGGTGAGCGCTGTTCGATTTGAAAGGCTTAATAATGGTGACGAAATGTTGGAGGCAAAAGAAGTAACACGAATGTTCCCAAAAAttgtaaaaagaaaatggaaCAGCGGCGAGGAATCTGAGGACGACGCCGAATATGATGGATATGGATTTCCGAAGAGACGACAGGAAGACATTTCTAGTGAATATGTAGTTGATCAGGAAAATTCTCTTAAAAATTAATAAGTCATTTTCACTTCAATTTATTTTTTGATATGTTGTTTCTAATTGGCAGGCATTTGTGCCATTTTTGTATTGTATTAGATGATAAACTTGAGATAAGTGTACAAAATGAGAACCAATGTTCTTTTGAATAAAACCATCAACGTTTAGAACCTTTTCATGACAGGGTTTTATACCTAACAAAAGATTTTGTTAAGGGCTTGAGAAGTCCTAATAAATATGTCATATTTTCTATATTAATTTATCTATCATGCTCTACATCTTTTCTCCAAGGAAGAACAACCTGAGAATAATTCAAGAAATATAAGTACATGTTTCATTATGAAAATGACAATAAGTTAATATTATGCATTTCACAAAAAATTTAAGTATTTAAATTATTTACATATGAACTAGGCAAATATTTGGTTTAACTTTTGGAAGAGGAAAATACAATTATGGAAAAAACAATTctagaaatatttgaattttctaAAGTAAAATTAATTCTGCTTGCCTTCATAATTGATTTGAAGTTAGAATTTGTAATATTTGAATTTTCTAAAGTAAAATTAATTCTGCTTGCCTTCATAATTGATTTGAAGTTAGAATTTGTAACTTGATTTTAAAGTTAGAGAAGTTTATTGATCAATTCAATTTtgcataaaattattcaaaataaatcacTTTATATCCAAATTTACAtttaatcaaaatcaattttatatttaGTGTATGTTTGATTTAGCTTTTGGAACAACCAAGAATAattttaaatgtgatttttatattaaaatttcatattCAATTCAATTTATATAAAGTTATCCAAATATAAATCACTATATTTCAGTAACTTTTACCCAAACCAAATATACActtattaaaaatcaatttttttattgcaTAACCAAACATTAAAAAGATTAAAATTATCCCACatgaattatataaaaatatttctattAATCCAATGGATAAATACATTTCTAATTAGAAttattcaaacaaacaatcactTATCTATATATGAATATGAAATACCTATAAACAATTTAAGATATTCATTAATCTCTGGCCACACTAACAAGTCTAGCATACTTGCTGACTTTCTCCCTCAAACATTGTGTCACCCTTGCTGCATCAACATCTTCTCCTTTAATCACCACTCTATCTTTTCCTTCCCTTTCAAAACTAACCGATGTAACACCTATTATACAAATATAATCCACAAATAATCACTTAATTaaacactaataataataattaacacTAGTTCTTAACATTGAAGTTACAATCAGAACATACCATCAGCAATGGTGCATATGCCCAATATTTTCCTCTTGCATTTTGCACAATGGAGTGGTATCTCAATCACAATCTTTTGCTACACAATAaagtcaagttttttttttttttttagagaaaaataagaagaaagaaagaacctAAATTCATTGATGAAAATTTCACTTACCGTCATAATAATCTTCACCAAATGAAATTAGCTTAATTAAGTCTATGATTAAGAGTCTTGTTGAAGAAGAATTAACCATGATCCCATGCATATATATAGTCAAGAGAACATGTGATGTGTATGTGTCACTTGTGATAGCTTAATAGTCAAATTGAAATAATTAACTTGCAATGCAAACGTATATATGAGATTAAGTTAAGTAATTCATGCATTAATTCAAAAAGCTAAGTTGGCGATCCACTTTTCATGGACTTAACACGGTTGACATAATGTATTACATCAAATAAACAAACTAAGTCAAAGTCAGCTGGTTGTTATATATGTTCAAAGTCAATATTAATTGAATGACGTGTATGAAAGGAATATGGTGATGTATATacattagttttttttatcaattgaATGACGTACTCATGAAAGGAATATGATGATATATGAATGAATATAGACacatttttgaaatttaaaatttagtTTGACAAGTTATGAAAATTAGCATTATCTTCCGGTAGTATTAGATATAAGAATCTTTTAGATGGAGAAGAATGCCACCAACACTCTCTTTTTAAATATTGTTGAATCTATTCATGACTTTATGATTTCTATCAAAATATAAATTAAGAACGCAACTCTAAACTAATTCTTctgaattaaatatataattgacTCACATCTTTTAAACACATATCAGAAATCAATCAGAGAATGAAAGCAGAATCGTGTCTGAATTTGCCATTGAAATTGTAGAAGATTTACGGGTATGTGATCTTTCGATTTGTAGAGTTCTTTAGAATTCCTTGAATCTCTTCTGATGAGGATGAAGAAAGAATCTTGACATACCGTGTATTTCGATATCTCTATGGAGACCATAACCCATATTTATGAGGACCATAACCCATATAATCTTAGAGTTATTTCTtagttttcaatattctactttgACCCCTTATCAAATTAGATATTGACTAATATCATATGGTATCGACACCGTAACCTTATCTTTCAAAGATAACATGTATACTTTTAGCCACAAACTTAATATTAATTAGACCACTATAGTTTTAAGGGAGAAGTAGTTGAAGTCGAAGAGAGTGTGGCTAGCACAAGCCAAAAACCTCAAAGAACTAGAGTTCTTCCAACAAGAATTCAAGACTATGAAGTGACCGGTGATGATGAAATCATTGTagatggagaattagttcattttATGATAGAAACAATAGAATAAACAATGGAGGTCTTCCAACCAATCAACTATAGTGAGGCTTTAAAGAATAAACAATAGAAGTCTGTCAGGGTCGAAGAGTTACAGACAATTGAAAGAAACAACACATTTAAATTAGTCGAATTGCAAGCACACACAAAAGCTATCAAAGAGGGTGTTCAAGTTGAAGCACAAAACTGATGGACAAATAGCAAGATATAAGACAAGATTTAGTAACTCGAGGATTTCTTCAGAGAGAAAGACTCGACTACTCTGAAGTACATGCACCTTGtcacaccccaaaatttgccctctaaAGAAATTCATTTCACATTTAACTGGCTTATGTTTTGATTCATCTACATACATTCTATTTCAATCATTCATTTTTCTTTCATCTGCATATAATAATAATTGGTTTAGAGGACTCATGGTTGCAGGATTGTCTCAACACTTGGACATTGGCGTTTTGACCATATGATTAGAATGATTCTCTATTGTGACTTATGAAGCAAGATATTGTGAATCCTAGTTGACTTTTAACCTAATCCTTGGAAGTTTCTCCATTCATATTCAAGACATGATTGTTGTATTGGTGCACATCATTTTGAAGCCATTCATGACATAGTTGACTTTTGGTTAACAAAGTCAACCATGAAAGGTTGAACTCCCCTTTAACCATGGAATTGAGCTATTAGCTTATGATCAAGGCTTTGCATTCAAGG includes these proteins:
- the LOC131615722 gene encoding putative DUF21 domain-containing protein At3g13070, chloroplastic, with the translated sequence MAFESSVLGLHVFSSRSKLPYPMHGNRAKRIPMKVLGTNSRYLFPIVSNSVGPFSSTTFHGSSYVSNVKLVGGSRTSLKMKCIGSSDSDCLREKSVVSNFNVNLKFIDEFLVKRGIVLAATVCGVLVFGCPQVFAAEGVVKAGYGVIGKSILLLKSTWPTVLQVLRLFKEQGLLLALLLGLSAFFSLAETSITTLWPWKVRELAEKETENGVFRLLRSDVTRFLTTILIGTTVVNIAATALVTEAATAAFGEAGVSAATGVMTVAILLLTEITPKSIAVHNATEVARFVVRPVAWLSLVLYPVGRIVTFLSMGMLKLLGLKGSSEPYVTEEELKLMLRGAELSGAIEEEEQDMIENVLEIKDTHVREVMTPLVDVVAIDASSSLVDFHHLWVTHQYSRVPVFEQRVDNIMGIAYAMDLLDYVQKGETLESITVGDMAHKPAYFVPDSMSVWNLLREFRIRKVHMAVVLNEYGGTVGLVTLEDVVEEIVGEIFDENDSKEEIQKKTGYIVMRAEGVFDVDANTSIDQLSEDLTIKMPEGHQYETVSGFVCEAFGYIPRTGESIKIVLDRDDEDDDDDSNGDHQEPKEKKHIFKLEILAGNARKVSAVRFERLNNGDEMLEAKEVTRMFPKIVKRKWNSGEESEDDAEYDGYGFPKRRQEDISSEYVVDQENSLKN
- the LOC131615731 gene encoding heavy metal-associated isoprenylated plant protein 47-like yields the protein MTQKIVIEIPLHCAKCKRKILGICTIADGVTSVSFEREGKDRVVIKGEDVDAARVTQCLREKVSKYARLVSVARD